Proteins from a single region of Streptomyces sp. HUAS 15-9:
- a CDS encoding M4 family metallopeptidase codes for MTNHGGFKPVFCTIVPPHVLDRLARTEDPALARSARRTLERDALERTRRRLTTVIGAPAVAAPATAEAEKPHRTIYDLRHGTDLPGTKVRAEGDDPGKDATVNRAYAGLGATFELYLKAYGRDSIDGSGLPLDASVHYDKDYNNAFWNGEQMVFGDGDGEIFLDFTIPIDVIGHELTHGVTQYTANLTYFGQPGALNESLSDVFGSLIKQYSLGQTAAEADWLIGAGLLAPRVTGTALRSMKAPGTAYDDDVLGKDPQPATMDGFVRTGRDNGGVHINSGIPNHAFYLLATALGGNAWERAGQIWYDTLTSGQLKKDALFADFATQTVAAAKARYGAGDETDAVSKAWEQVGVRTL; via the coding sequence ATGACCAACCACGGGGGCTTCAAGCCCGTTTTCTGCACGATCGTCCCGCCGCACGTCCTCGACAGGCTCGCACGGACCGAGGACCCCGCGCTCGCCCGTTCCGCTCGCCGCACCCTGGAGCGTGACGCCCTCGAGCGCACCCGCCGACGCCTGACCACCGTCATCGGCGCCCCGGCCGTCGCCGCGCCCGCCACCGCCGAGGCCGAGAAGCCGCACCGCACCATCTACGACCTCCGGCACGGCACCGACCTGCCCGGCACCAAGGTCCGCGCGGAGGGTGACGACCCGGGCAAGGACGCCACCGTCAACCGCGCCTACGCCGGGCTCGGCGCCACGTTCGAGCTGTACCTGAAGGCCTACGGGCGCGACTCGATCGACGGCAGCGGTCTGCCGCTGGACGCGAGCGTCCACTACGACAAGGACTACAACAACGCCTTCTGGAACGGCGAGCAGATGGTGTTCGGCGACGGGGACGGGGAGATCTTCCTCGACTTCACCATCCCGATCGACGTCATCGGCCACGAACTCACCCACGGCGTCACCCAGTACACGGCCAACCTCACCTACTTCGGCCAGCCCGGCGCGCTCAACGAGTCGCTCTCCGATGTCTTCGGCTCGCTGATCAAGCAGTACTCGCTGGGCCAGACCGCCGCGGAGGCCGACTGGCTGATCGGCGCGGGCCTGCTCGCGCCGCGCGTCACCGGCACCGCGCTGCGCTCGATGAAGGCCCCGGGCACGGCGTACGACGACGACGTCCTCGGCAAGGACCCGCAGCCCGCGACGATGGACGGCTTCGTGCGCACCGGCCGCGACAACGGCGGCGTCCACATCAACTCCGGCATCCCCAACCACGCCTTCTATCTGCTCGCCACGGCCCTCGGCGGCAACGCCTGGGAGCGGGCGGGACAGATCTGGTACGACACACTGACGAGCGGCCAGTTGAAGAAGGACGCGCTGTTCGCGGACTTCGCCACACAGACCGTCGCGGCGGCGAAGGCGCGCTACGGCGCGGGCGACG